A part of Paenibacillus sp. 481 genomic DNA contains:
- a CDS encoding lipid II:glycine glycyltransferase FemX — translation MQVQILDVNSRDEWDQLIQRIPRADVYFTADYCRIYEHHLEGQAQLFVYRQDDDFICYPYLLRDISTLPFMDQLHFGSGAQDITTPYGYGGPICNVQQKERRAELFRQFEHEFDAYCQEQHIVTEFVRFHPLLRNWHDYTAVEPTFSRHTAFIDLSLNEAEICKHYSRNKRNQIRRAREDGLAVQHRSIDEIDDFLALYYATMDHCRAQPYYYFSRSFMERTCAYLAEHIALMEVTFAGEVIVSCLVMHYGDYAHYHLMGLNREKVRYSPVNILVHEAALWAKRLGCKWFHLGGGATGDDSLYRFKREFNERTQAEFYVGRRIRRPDMYQALIERSAHRETGHFFPFYRDPTFLNRYCVT, via the coding sequence ATGCAAGTTCAGATTCTTGACGTGAACTCCCGTGACGAATGGGATCAACTGATTCAACGCATACCGCGTGCGGATGTATACTTTACAGCCGATTATTGCCGCATTTATGAACATCATTTAGAAGGACAGGCACAGCTGTTTGTATATAGGCAGGATGACGATTTCATTTGTTATCCGTACCTGCTGCGCGACATCTCTACGCTCCCTTTCATGGATCAACTCCACTTCGGCAGCGGGGCTCAAGACATTACGACACCTTATGGCTATGGTGGCCCGATTTGTAATGTGCAGCAAAAGGAGCGCAGAGCGGAGCTGTTTCGCCAGTTTGAGCACGAGTTCGATGCGTACTGTCAAGAGCAGCATATCGTAACGGAATTTGTCCGTTTTCACCCGCTGCTGCGCAACTGGCATGACTATACAGCTGTGGAGCCAACTTTTTCACGGCATACTGCTTTTATTGATCTGAGCTTAAATGAAGCTGAAATATGCAAGCATTATTCTAGGAATAAGCGGAATCAAATCAGGCGCGCACGGGAGGACGGATTGGCCGTACAGCATCGATCGATCGATGAAATCGACGATTTTCTAGCGTTGTACTATGCTACCATGGATCATTGCCGTGCCCAACCGTACTATTATTTCAGCCGTTCCTTTATGGAGCGTACATGTGCGTATTTGGCCGAACATATTGCACTTATGGAAGTCACTTTTGCTGGGGAGGTCATCGTTTCCTGTCTGGTTATGCACTACGGAGACTATGCGCACTATCACTTAATGGGGTTGAACAGAGAGAAGGTACGGTATTCACCTGTAAATATACTCGTTCATGAAGCGGCCTTATGGGCGAAGCGATTAGGGTGCAAATGGTTTCACTTGGGAGGTGGAGCGACAGGGGACGACAGCTTATATCGGTTTAAACGTGAGTTCAATGAGCGAACACAGGCTGAATTTTATGTGGGGCGACGGATTAGAAGGCCGGATATGTATCAGGCGTTAATCGAGAGGAGCGCTCATCGTGAAACGGGTCATTTTTTTCCGTTTTATCGTGATCCTACATTTTTGAATCGATATTGTGTAACATAG
- a CDS encoding glycoside hydrolase family 55 protein, producing MKKFIFKKRNVWRWTLLALVLLFAVVVTSDHHDSPFVDAAVGTPKPQGISIKSFGAVGDGSTDDSAALVKASQLKSGVIYFPTGTYVLNERLTFPAQVTLVFGQHAQLHLGNGKSITINGSLKAGLYQIFSGTGKVVGSNKMKHVYPEWFGALGNASADDRLAIQHTLDFASQQPESSTVHFSAGKTYLLRTMTKPAQHVLIVNGKVSLDGNGTVKLADQIGIYNSVFEFPHPINNVSIKHLTVDANSANNPQNGQPSDAFDPRREFQMYTGNGATFEQVTIKNSLGVQSIMTNVVDRVVIKNCSFLNMGVNAANHFDTSAIYVVGNHSQITGNVFEAKGKGANTAIEIHGGQKIVSRNVINQYRTGVIFATEPSPQYSSDNILITNNTIQDVMYGISLWGVSDHVNGLTISSNRIRVKADAGGFLPANELSTGIQFYHPSNQKWSNIHISTNVIDFVKPSLPYLTSNQHSAGIDLGLHGSGSEAEGIMIQGNYIRNAYANGISWSVLGPSKQIIIEHNTIVNSGSAYNGNAGYSSGIALFANRIYISCYVRNNVIVEDRSPANMYTGLLLYSIGPSDNASTQLYWVNNAIATDAVPLSGKDIVTDGNTPIIQ from the coding sequence ATGAAGAAGTTTATTTTTAAAAAAAGGAATGTTTGGCGTTGGACACTGCTTGCACTTGTACTCCTTTTCGCTGTTGTGGTCACGTCTGATCACCATGATTCTCCATTTGTAGATGCTGCCGTAGGAACGCCAAAACCGCAAGGAATTAGTATAAAAAGCTTTGGTGCAGTAGGTGATGGGTCCACGGACGATTCGGCAGCGCTAGTTAAAGCAAGTCAATTGAAATCAGGCGTCATTTATTTCCCAACAGGAACGTATGTATTGAACGAACGGCTAACCTTTCCAGCACAGGTGACGCTTGTATTTGGTCAACATGCGCAGCTCCACCTTGGGAACGGGAAGTCGATCACGATTAACGGTAGCCTCAAGGCAGGGCTATACCAAATATTTAGCGGTACAGGCAAAGTTGTCGGTTCGAACAAGATGAAACATGTGTACCCTGAATGGTTCGGAGCATTAGGTAATGCCAGTGCCGATGATCGTTTGGCCATACAGCACACGCTTGATTTTGCAAGTCAGCAGCCGGAAAGTAGCACGGTTCATTTTTCAGCAGGCAAAACGTATCTTCTGCGTACGATGACCAAACCTGCCCAACATGTCCTTATTGTGAATGGAAAGGTGTCGTTGGATGGCAATGGAACGGTAAAATTAGCTGATCAAATCGGCATCTACAATAGCGTATTTGAATTTCCGCATCCGATTAACAATGTCTCGATTAAACATCTTACCGTAGATGCTAACAGTGCGAACAATCCGCAGAACGGCCAGCCTTCAGACGCTTTTGACCCGAGGCGAGAGTTTCAAATGTACACCGGAAACGGAGCAACATTTGAGCAAGTGACGATTAAAAATAGCCTCGGTGTACAGTCCATTATGACGAATGTCGTTGATCGTGTCGTCATCAAAAATTGTTCCTTTCTCAATATGGGCGTAAACGCAGCCAATCATTTCGATACTTCTGCCATTTATGTGGTCGGCAACCATTCCCAAATTACAGGTAACGTGTTTGAAGCGAAGGGAAAAGGTGCAAATACAGCAATTGAAATACATGGCGGTCAAAAAATCGTAAGTCGCAACGTAATTAATCAGTATCGGACAGGTGTTATTTTTGCTACCGAACCGTCACCGCAGTATAGTAGCGACAATATTTTAATAACGAACAATACGATTCAGGATGTGATGTACGGAATTAGTCTATGGGGCGTTAGTGATCACGTAAACGGACTGACGATTAGCAGCAATCGCATTCGAGTGAAAGCGGATGCAGGTGGATTTTTACCGGCAAACGAGCTTTCGACAGGCATTCAATTTTATCATCCGAGCAATCAAAAATGGAGCAATATTCATATTTCCACCAATGTGATTGATTTTGTGAAACCGAGCTTACCGTATTTGACTTCGAATCAACACTCCGCAGGCATTGATCTTGGACTGCATGGGAGTGGTAGCGAAGCAGAGGGCATTATGATTCAGGGCAATTATATTCGAAATGCTTATGCAAACGGGATTTCGTGGAGCGTGTTAGGCCCTTCTAAGCAAATTATCATCGAGCACAATACGATCGTGAATTCAGGCAGCGCATACAATGGCAATGCAGGTTACAGTTCGGGTATCGCACTGTTTGCCAATCGAATATATATATCTTGTTATGTACGTAACAATGTCATTGTCGAAGATCGTTCACCGGCCAATATGTATACCGGATTATTGCTCTATAGTATCGGGCCTTCTGACAATGCCAGCACGCAGCTTTATTGGGTGAACAATGCAATTGCTACCGATGCTGTGCCGTTGAGCGGGAAAGACATCGTAACAGACGGTAACACACCAATTATTCAATAG
- the rfbC gene encoding dTDP-4-dehydrorhamnose 3,5-epimerase, translating into MKVRQTELAGVYVLEPNVFADGRGFFMESYHKAVLEANGVLYEFVQDNHSLSMQVGTLRGLHYQLSPMAQTKLVRVLSGAIYDVAVDIRRDSPQFGKWVGIELSAANKSQLLIPQGFAHGFCTLMPNTEVMYKVDQYYSPSHDRGIRWDDADLGIEWPERISQLSDKDERLPSLKDAELPTMPATRMVEDTNEI; encoded by the coding sequence ATGAAGGTCAGACAAACCGAGCTAGCTGGCGTATATGTGCTAGAACCGAATGTATTTGCGGACGGACGCGGTTTTTTTATGGAAAGCTATCATAAAGCGGTATTAGAGGCAAACGGTGTCCTGTACGAGTTCGTGCAAGATAATCACTCGCTGTCGATGCAGGTAGGAACGCTGCGAGGACTTCATTATCAGCTATCGCCAATGGCCCAGACGAAGCTTGTGCGTGTGTTGTCTGGAGCCATCTATGATGTGGCGGTCGATATTCGTCGTGATTCGCCCCAATTCGGTAAATGGGTTGGAATCGAATTAAGCGCGGCCAATAAAAGTCAGCTCCTCATTCCGCAAGGCTTTGCCCACGGATTTTGTACATTGATGCCGAATACAGAAGTCATGTATAAAGTAGACCAATATTATTCACCATCTCATGACCGAGGTATTCGTTGGGATGATGCGGATTTAGGCATTGAATGGCCAGAGCGCATCTCTCAATTATCGGACAAAGATGAACGTCTTCCGTCTTTAAAAGACGCGGAATTGCCAACAATGCCAGCAACAAGAATGGTGGAAGATACGAATGAAATATAA
- the rfbD gene encoding dTDP-4-dehydrorhamnose reductase has translation MKYKKPKKVLVTGAQGQLGADMMELLKRKGITAVGYGKDQLDITNAEQVLEVIGYERPTHVVHAAAFTKVDEAEGERDKAYAINAFGTRNVAVAANKVGARLVYVSTDYVFDGRATTPYHEFARPRPMNVYGATKYEGENFVRNHHARAFIVRTSWVFGVHGPNFAKMILQLGHQQPELKVVHDQVGSPTYTVDLAEMILQLMVTERYGTYHVSNSGTCSWYEFACAIMEEAGLAVKVRPVPTSQFPRPARRPAFSALEGMALRLNGFPALRPWQEALRDFIARLPKD, from the coding sequence ATGAAATATAAGAAACCTAAAAAGGTGCTCGTTACTGGCGCACAAGGGCAACTTGGCGCCGATATGATGGAGTTGCTAAAGCGCAAAGGGATTACGGCAGTTGGATACGGAAAAGATCAACTAGACATTACAAATGCGGAACAAGTGCTAGAAGTGATTGGCTATGAGCGCCCGACGCATGTCGTGCACGCTGCTGCGTTTACAAAGGTAGATGAAGCAGAAGGGGAGCGGGACAAAGCTTACGCCATCAATGCATTCGGAACGCGCAATGTTGCGGTGGCTGCGAATAAAGTCGGAGCACGACTCGTGTACGTTAGCACGGATTATGTGTTCGATGGTCGAGCGACGACTCCTTATCATGAATTTGCTCGTCCGCGCCCGATGAATGTTTACGGGGCTACGAAATATGAAGGAGAAAATTTTGTTCGCAATCATCATGCCCGTGCTTTTATCGTGCGTACCTCTTGGGTATTTGGTGTGCACGGCCCTAACTTTGCTAAAATGATACTTCAATTGGGTCATCAACAGCCGGAGTTGAAGGTCGTGCATGATCAAGTAGGCAGCCCTACGTATACGGTTGATTTGGCGGAAATGATTTTACAGTTGATGGTGACAGAAAGATACGGAACGTATCACGTTTCGAATAGCGGCACATGCTCTTGGTACGAATTTGCATGCGCCATCATGGAGGAAGCGGGTTTGGCAGTGAAGGTTCGCCCAGTCCCGACGTCTCAATTTCCACGTCCGGCGCGACGTCCTGCATTTTCAGCGCTAGAGGGAATGGCTTTACGTTTAAACGGATTTCCGGCGCTGCGGCCTTGGCAGGAAGCATTGCGAGATTTTATTGCACGTTTGCCGAAAGATTGA
- a CDS encoding diaminopimelate decarboxylase has product MNARGLRDDQPIFCLGCKRLFIAEDTILQFRTGFIQGHTPVGCCHGCVSEHKSLNALWISLTTEQPYDCVMHG; this is encoded by the coding sequence ATGAATGCACGCGGGTTACGTGATGACCAACCTATATTTTGCTTAGGCTGCAAAAGGTTGTTCATTGCTGAAGATACTATTTTGCAATTCCGCACAGGCTTCATACAAGGACATACTCCGGTCGGGTGCTGTCACGGATGTGTATCCGAGCACAAGTCGCTTAACGCCTTATGGATTTCGTTAACGACTGAACAGCCTTACGACTGCGTCATGCACGGATAA
- a CDS encoding bactofilin family protein: MFRKHPSHTDTTDTLIGKGTIIEGVIHCESSLRIDGTLKGDVTGNGNIVIGKSGEAYANITAKQVIVAGKVFGEIRAAEKLTITETGQIRGLCESGLLIVLEGGIWNGTSVMEKEDQLKEGSNASGVEHPSKSEHAEKMEHTENTSTHDDAHAMELSDSAESSESSNKAKADERKSKRSDKVNEKQAG; this comes from the coding sequence ATGTTTCGCAAACATCCATCCCATACAGATACAACAGATACCCTGATCGGCAAAGGCACTATTATTGAGGGCGTTATTCACTGCGAATCAAGTCTGCGCATCGATGGGACGCTAAAGGGTGATGTTACGGGGAACGGTAACATTGTCATAGGCAAATCAGGCGAGGCGTATGCAAATATTACAGCCAAGCAGGTTATCGTAGCTGGAAAAGTATTTGGTGAGATACGTGCAGCTGAAAAGCTGACGATTACAGAAACAGGCCAAATTCGAGGCTTGTGTGAGTCTGGGCTCCTGATAGTACTTGAGGGCGGTATATGGAACGGGACAAGTGTAATGGAAAAAGAAGATCAGCTTAAGGAAGGTAGCAACGCGAGCGGAGTTGAACATCCGTCAAAATCCGAACATGCGGAAAAAATGGAGCACACTGAGAACACGTCTACTCATGACGATGCTCATGCAATGGAGCTTTCAGACTCAGCAGAGTCGTCGGAGTCGTCGAACAAAGCGAAGGCTGATGAACGTAAGTCAAAGCGAAGCGACAAAGTGAACGAGAAGCAAGCAGGATAA
- a CDS encoding M23 family metallopeptidase — MKRRWWNDSMTLLVIRDAEQAVKQLNVPKLLVISVPLAAVLSISGLIVSMQWKAAAHIKQLEKQVAQQAMSLEITVKDKNAAISRLQHEVVRLSSQTQTMKKRVGQINSMEKQLQQFIEDHIEPALPAPMNMSSKPATIAYQPAWNAQQQVGGEEHAWTTEQIIALSQRSQLDLEQIRDMLITIQKSTPSTLQQAEKKQLLLAGTPNYWPTPSRRMTSSFGYRQDPISGRAAFHAGLDIGGQLGDPIYAAADGRIIEAEFNSARGRYIIIRHVNGIETWYMHLHDIHVAVNQTVKKGDIIGELGSTGRSTGPHLHFQVMQRGDAVNPLPYLKRRTRVVDTAAAKDATTRDAATEDTTEDTTKDTATKRIRDRY; from the coding sequence ATGAAGCGACGCTGGTGGAACGACAGCATGACATTGTTAGTCATTCGTGACGCCGAGCAAGCAGTGAAACAGTTGAATGTCCCTAAGCTTCTTGTCATCTCTGTGCCATTAGCGGCAGTACTCTCTATTTCTGGGCTTATTGTGAGTATGCAGTGGAAAGCAGCAGCCCACATTAAACAGTTGGAGAAGCAAGTCGCTCAGCAAGCGATGTCGTTGGAAATTACGGTAAAGGATAAAAACGCCGCCATTTCTCGTCTGCAACATGAAGTGGTTCGCTTGTCCTCACAGACCCAAACGATGAAGAAACGCGTCGGGCAAATAAACAGCATGGAAAAGCAGCTGCAACAGTTCATTGAGGATCATATTGAACCTGCGTTACCTGCACCTATGAACATGTCGAGTAAACCAGCTACTATTGCGTATCAGCCTGCTTGGAACGCCCAACAACAAGTTGGAGGGGAAGAGCATGCTTGGACGACGGAGCAAATCATAGCGCTATCGCAGCGCTCCCAATTAGACTTAGAGCAAATTCGCGATATGTTGATTACGATCCAAAAAAGCACCCCAAGTACGTTGCAGCAGGCGGAAAAGAAGCAACTGTTGCTAGCGGGAACACCAAATTACTGGCCTACCCCATCACGGCGCATGACATCAAGCTTCGGCTATAGGCAAGATCCGATTTCTGGGCGCGCTGCTTTTCATGCTGGTCTAGATATTGGCGGTCAATTGGGTGATCCCATCTATGCGGCTGCGGATGGACGTATTATAGAAGCTGAATTTAATTCGGCTCGCGGACGATATATAATTATCCGCCATGTAAACGGTATCGAAACATGGTATATGCATTTGCATGACATTCATGTAGCCGTTAATCAAACGGTAAAAAAGGGAGATATCATTGGGGAACTAGGCAGCACGGGGCGCAGCACGGGTCCGCATTTGCATTTTCAAGTGATGCAGCGAGGCGACGCGGTTAACCCGCTTCCTTATTTAAAACGGCGTACGAGGGTTGTCGATACAGCAGCGGCTAAAGATGCTACTACTAGAGATGCTGCTACTGAAGATACCACTGAAGATACTACTAAAGATACTGCTACTAAGCGAATACGTGACCGTTATTAA
- the cls gene encoding cardiolipin synthase, producing the protein MIWFIILMIIYLFQIVTIVLLEFKHPSKAVAWLLISFCFPLIGFVMYYFLAQDYTARRRVRKRETWAGSNEHVYQLTRMQVVQESAQLTNAEMRSQERLFTLISSVSESPVTGCNKTTVLTNGQVTYESMLAAIREAKDHIHMEFYIMRDDAIGAVFQDALIAKAKAGVRVRIIVDGVGSMELRRKYLHKFRQAGVEFHWFLPLVVSFFRRRLNFRNHRKIVIVDGTIGFIGGLNIGDDYLGLNEKLGFWRDTHLRIEGDAVYTLQGVFLHDWAFVTKEIIVRRELFPPHACQAQEQVKMISSGPDKSWDAIQELFFSAITAAKYRVWMMTPYFIPDISILFALKTAAVSGIDVRIIIPGKSDSRLVDWASLSYVEELLQAGVRFYQYQKGFAHAKTLVMDRSLASVGSANMDMRSFFSNFEATAVLFDTATIDRVTEDFERDFADSVEIRYREFVQRSRKQRMTEAVVRLLSPLL; encoded by the coding sequence ATGATTTGGTTCATCATCTTGATGATCATCTACTTATTTCAAATTGTGACGATAGTGTTATTGGAGTTTAAGCACCCATCCAAAGCAGTCGCGTGGCTGCTCATTTCGTTTTGCTTCCCGCTAATTGGTTTTGTGATGTATTACTTTTTAGCACAGGATTATACAGCGCGTCGTCGTGTACGAAAAAGAGAAACATGGGCAGGGTCTAACGAGCATGTCTATCAACTGACCCGCATGCAGGTCGTGCAGGAGTCGGCTCAACTAACCAATGCCGAAATGCGTAGTCAAGAACGGCTATTTACTTTAATTAGCTCCGTATCTGAAAGTCCTGTAACCGGATGCAATAAGACGACGGTGCTGACGAATGGACAAGTTACGTATGAATCCATGCTTGCGGCGATTCGTGAAGCTAAGGATCATATTCATATGGAGTTCTACATTATGCGTGATGATGCGATTGGTGCTGTATTTCAAGATGCATTAATTGCAAAAGCAAAAGCAGGGGTTAGGGTTCGCATCATTGTGGACGGAGTAGGCAGCATGGAACTTCGTCGCAAATATTTACATAAATTTCGCCAAGCTGGCGTGGAATTTCATTGGTTTTTGCCACTCGTTGTATCCTTTTTTCGTCGTCGCTTAAATTTTCGCAATCATCGCAAAATTGTTATTGTCGATGGGACGATCGGGTTTATCGGCGGGTTGAACATTGGGGATGACTATTTAGGCTTGAATGAAAAATTAGGCTTTTGGCGCGATACGCATTTGCGGATAGAAGGAGATGCGGTGTATACGCTGCAAGGCGTGTTTTTACACGATTGGGCGTTTGTGACGAAAGAAATTATTGTGCGACGAGAGTTATTTCCTCCACATGCTTGTCAGGCGCAGGAACAAGTCAAAATGATATCTAGCGGACCGGATAAAAGTTGGGATGCGATACAGGAGTTGTTTTTTTCCGCGATCACGGCCGCGAAATACCGTGTGTGGATGATGACCCCTTATTTCATACCCGATATTAGCATTTTATTTGCACTAAAAACGGCGGCTGTCAGTGGCATTGATGTGCGCATTATTATTCCAGGTAAATCAGATTCCCGCCTTGTTGATTGGGCCTCTTTATCGTATGTGGAGGAGCTGCTGCAAGCGGGAGTGCGATTTTATCAGTATCAAAAAGGATTTGCGCATGCAAAGACGCTCGTGATGGATCGCTCGCTTGCTTCTGTAGGTTCAGCGAACATGGATATGCGCAGCTTTTTTAGTAATTTCGAAGCGACAGCTGTACTTTTTGATACGGCAACGATTGATCGTGTAACGGAAGATTTTGAACGCGATTTTGCGGATAGCGTGGAAATTCGTTATCGCGAATTCGTCCAGCGTTCACGCAAGCAGCGGATGACCGAGGCAGTTGTACGCCTACTATCGCCGCTGCTTTAA
- a CDS encoding H-type small acid-soluble spore protein produces MDVTRAKQIYEMKDTVPVLLDNEHPVWIENVDEPNKMATVQVGNNPLDTHTVSVERLDEDKKQ; encoded by the coding sequence ATGGATGTGACGCGTGCTAAACAAATATACGAGATGAAGGATACAGTACCTGTACTGTTAGACAATGAGCATCCTGTCTGGATCGAGAACGTCGATGAACCGAACAAAATGGCCACGGTGCAAGTCGGTAACAACCCACTAGATACACATACGGTTTCGGTTGAAAGGCTCGATGAAGATAAAAAGCAATAA
- the skfA gene encoding sporulation killing factor, with translation MEQNEKNWESTTSKDMSQSAGLPLVKSIGCAACWAAKSISLTRACWIPTIPSRAI, from the coding sequence ATGGAACAGAATGAAAAGAACTGGGAATCGACCACTTCGAAAGACATGTCTCAATCAGCAGGTTTACCTTTGGTGAAGTCGATTGGTTGTGCTGCATGCTGGGCTGCTAAGAGTATTTCTCTTACGCGTGCCTGCTGGATTCCTACTATTCCTAGCCGTGCAATTTAA
- the skfB gene encoding sporulation killing factor system radical SAM maturase, whose amino-acid sequence MEEQITYHPHELCIHLQPNGALLLDKKSMFYFRLSGKAAQLALLLSKNGSLKKTARVWEIISSELLSEQQLSDELGNHPFTSLWKEGLLDKPLLVTGSKKAFIPISCTLQLTNACNLSCSFCYASSGKPNENELSAEQWIDVMQQLAAHGVADVTITGGEAKLVKGFKQIIAAASSLFTNVNLFSNGLKWSDEEIELVQQLGNVFVQVSIDGKAEIHDILRGRKNSFNESMANVNRLSQASVPVLIAMTVNNTNYEDLFDVIGQSVQAGAKAFRAGKTLSVGRASDHSFALKDEQEYRIKRQLKDAIQQWGDQMWIPDWDQDDNNGCTDFCTPGYLAWYIRSDGVVTPCQIEDVALGHILQDDMLTIGSEDRLWQAKCSAKHCNCISKVQLAEVDLPFVQTR is encoded by the coding sequence GTGGAAGAACAAATTACGTATCATCCTCATGAACTTTGTATACACCTGCAACCGAATGGAGCACTATTGCTAGATAAAAAGAGTATGTTTTATTTCAGATTAAGTGGAAAGGCTGCACAGCTTGCCCTGCTTCTATCCAAAAATGGAAGTCTTAAAAAGACGGCGAGAGTGTGGGAAATTATTTCATCTGAATTATTAAGTGAGCAGCAGTTAAGTGATGAGTTGGGCAACCATCCGTTTACATCGCTTTGGAAAGAAGGTTTGTTGGACAAGCCATTACTAGTTACAGGTTCTAAAAAGGCATTTATCCCGATTAGTTGTACCCTACAATTGACGAATGCATGCAATTTAAGTTGCTCGTTTTGCTATGCTAGTTCTGGTAAGCCGAATGAGAATGAGCTAAGTGCCGAACAGTGGATAGATGTCATGCAGCAGTTAGCTGCTCATGGCGTTGCAGACGTCACTATAACGGGTGGTGAAGCCAAGCTAGTAAAAGGATTTAAGCAGATTATTGCGGCGGCAAGTTCGTTATTTACGAATGTGAATTTATTTAGTAACGGACTCAAATGGTCCGATGAGGAGATTGAGTTAGTCCAACAATTAGGGAATGTGTTTGTTCAGGTAAGCATTGACGGAAAAGCCGAGATACACGATATACTACGTGGTCGAAAAAACAGTTTTAATGAAAGCATGGCAAATGTAAATCGTCTTTCACAAGCATCTGTACCGGTACTTATTGCTATGACCGTAAACAATACGAATTATGAAGATTTGTTTGATGTGATAGGACAGTCTGTACAAGCAGGAGCAAAAGCGTTTCGCGCAGGTAAAACATTGTCCGTTGGGCGAGCCTCTGATCATTCTTTTGCACTAAAGGACGAACAAGAATATCGCATAAAACGTCAACTCAAAGATGCCATTCAACAATGGGGAGATCAGATGTGGATACCTGATTGGGATCAAGATGATAACAACGGGTGCACAGATTTTTGTACTCCAGGATATTTAGCTTGGTATATCCGATCCGATGGGGTTGTTACGCCTTGCCAAATCGAAGATGTGGCATTAGGACATATTTTGCAAGATGATATGCTAACAATCGGGTCTGAAGATAGATTGTGGCAGGCTAAATGCAGTGCCAAACATTGCAATTGTATTAGCAAAGTACAGCTTGCTGAAGTTGATCTTCCGTTTGTCCAAACTCGTTAA